Proteins from one Triticum aestivum cultivar Chinese Spring chromosome 7A, IWGSC CS RefSeq v2.1, whole genome shotgun sequence genomic window:
- the LOC123151568 gene encoding NAC domain-containing protein 76, with translation MHPSGGALSVPPGFRFHPTDEELLYYYLRKKVAYEAIDLDVIREIDLNKLEPWDLKDRCRIGTGPQNEWYFFSHKDKKYPTGTRTNRATTAGFWKATGRDKAIFLGSGARRIGMRKTLVFYVGRAPHGKKTDWIMHEYRLDEDNVEVQEDGWVVCRVFTKKSYTRGMNPAEMAGFDDDELLHPFPVPASAAGAMQMATDQKHIMHNPGHLMQQQQQHYDFPSFDASMQLPQLMSAEHEQQTLSSFLPGAPAAVAMRPHELECSQNLMKLTSSGTIGMLHHHGGGGGGSDARFPGTDWSILDKLLASHQNLDQLFQGKVAAAAAASMAPYQQHQQQLMEQLGGSSTSSMQRMPLQYLGCEAADLLRFSK, from the exons ATGCATCCGAGTGGCGGCGCGCTGTCAGTGCCACCGGGCTTCCGGTTCCATCCGACGGACGAGGAGCTCCTCTACTACTACCTGAGGAAGAAGGTCGCCTATGAGGCCATAGATCTTGACGTCATCAGGGAGATCGACCTCAACAAGCTTGAGCCATGGGACCTCAAAG ATCGGTGCAGGATAGGCACGGGCCCTCAGAACGAGTGGTACTTCTTCAGCCACAAGGACAAGAAGTACCCGACGGGGACGCGGACGAACCGGGCCACCACGGCGGGGTTCTGGAAGGCCACGGGCCGCGACAAGGCCATCTTCCTCGGCAGCGGCGCCAGGAGGATCGGCATGAGGAAGACGCTGGTGTTCTACGTCGGGAGGGCTCCCCACGGCAAGAAGACCGACTGGATCATGCACGAGTACCGCCTCGACGAAGACAACGTCGAGGTCCAG GAAGATGGCTGGGTGGTGTGTAGGGTTTTCACCAAGAAGAGCTACACGAGAGGCATGAACCCGGCGGAGATGGCGGGGTTCGACGACGACGAGCTCCTCCACCCCTTCCCGGTCCCAGCTTCCGCCGCCGGCGCGATGCAAATGGCCACGGACCAGAagcacatcatgcacaaccccggccacctcatgcagcagcagcagcagcactacGACTTCCCTTCCTTCGACGCGTCCATGCAGCTCCCGCAGCTCATGAGCGCCGAGCACGAGCAGCAgacgctctcctccttcctccccggcGCACCAGCCGCCGTCGCCATGAGGCCGCACGAGCTCGAGTGCTCACAGAACCTGATGAAGCTCACGTCGAGCGGCACCATCGGAATGCTCCACCAtcacggtggcggtggcggtggaagCGACGCCCGCTTCCCCGGCACGGATTGGTCCATCCTGGACAAGCTCCTCGCCTCGCACCAGAACCTGGACCAGCTCTTCCAGGGCAAGGTTGCcgccgcagcagcagcatcaaTGGCGCCTTAccagcagcaccagcagcagctcATGGAGCAACTTGGAGGCAGCAGCACCTCCTCCATGCAGAGGATGCCACTGCAGTACCTCGGCTGTGAGGCCGCCGACCTCCTCAGGTTCTCCAAGTAG